The Porites lutea chromosome 11, jaPorLute2.1, whole genome shotgun sequence genome contains the following window.
gtttggttgccatggcaacatcaCAGGTCACAACAAAACTGCATACTGGAAAGGGTTGAATTTTTGCCTCTCCCCCTCGTATTAGTGCCCCCATTTCTGCtcagaaaatgaaataagtaCCCAGTCACTTATTCAAATCATTTACTGtattaaatacaaattttgtCCAAATTATGTTTGAGGAAAAATGAACCACAAGTAATTTAAACCTTGCCTAGTGCTCCAATTAGATACAGCTGgcaaaagaaagttaaaaatgttAATGGTTAAGTGAACAGTGAACTGTTCTACATTATTGTTTCATGTTTCATTTGTTAGGTCACTGGCGCCTTCTAGATGCTGACTACAAGGAACATGTGGTGGTAAGGATTCTTTCTTTACTGGAAGAGAAAGACTGGAGTTATGAAGCAATACCAGCAAAAGAATGTTGTGATATTTTGGAGGAACTTGAACCAAGGTACATGTATGAGAGATAACAGTCTATTTTATTATGAAGGAGCAGAGTTATTGCTCCCTTTCTCCCAAAAACTGTCAGTAATGACGCATGACATGGTCTCTGTCCTATCCGTTTTTCCTTCCCTGTACTGATCTTTTCTGCAGTGAAGAAATCAAATGGACCATAGATGAAAGTGAAATTACTTcctctctttcattttttttttttctttcagaattaTTCTTGAGCATTGTCTCAATTGCTATGGTGAAATAACAGACATGGATTCAGACACAggttaataattttattatccCATAGTTataagtactgtttaaaaaaggaGCAGGAGTGTATCAGGTTTATAAACTCGAGGCAAAGCGGAGAATTTTTGCACCTGATAATATATGATTGTGGGTTTTTTAACAGCTTCAAAACCTCTGATATCGATCAACtaattcttgcactaatatttagatttggggttattttggtttaaaaaatggGACTTAAAGTTAAGCCATGTCTTTATCAGAtctaaagacactcattaaacattagtttcttttgtttttgtttatgaaTTATTAGTAAGTTTTGGAAGTTCAATCAAACAAATGTGAATGTTGTTCAAGCCCATTAGTGAATGACCAACCAATTTATTATTCCTGACAAACTAGGGAAAAACTATTTAAGGAGTCTTAAAATGTAAAATCTGTGACTTTGTTGACAATACAAAAGGTCAAGATTATGAGGTGAATGTGACAAGGCAGGTTAACATTGTGCACAAAATATCGGTTCACTGGTTTCCTTTATGCTGTTTCTTAATTCTCTTATTAGGTGAAGGCACTGTTCACTACAGACTCTTAGAAGACAAGATATGTAGATTTTATGCTGAGTATCTTTTAAGACAAGCAGGGAGGGTAAGAACTGATAATGCTTATTGACCTTGTTTAAGGTGATTGGGAGATTCTACAAGTATGAAGTGATGGTGTATTTATAACAATCATTTAATAAACCAGTCCTGACTCTCTTTTGTAGTTTAATTACCATGAATTTATGGAGTCTTGGCAGCAAAGTGTTCCAGAAGGAATGAGCACAAAATCTGAACATCTATCAGTAAGTAGTCTCCTTTGTTATGTCCCATGGTGTGTGTCTAACTTGCATAGTGTGGGTTAAGACCAATCGTAGTGCACAGTTGCTGTTCTTTGAGCAGTTGATTACCCTAATAATACATTTTAGTCAATTCTTTCTAGACTAAAATACACTCATCTGAAACCTCCTCTAAAGTACACCTTCTTTCAGCccactaagggcctgtttatatgaGGTGAGCCACAGGCTTTTAGccagacattgaaaactggcCGTCCAGAAGGCATGTTTTTCCAAAACGTATAAGAGATTAGGTGAATTTTCCTTGTGTTTCTTCCAAAAATGGGCGTCCATAGGACGGCTGGACACCCTTCTGGCTAAAACCTTGGTGAACCAGCCTGGTTGGCCGGACTGACCTGTTTCACCAGGATGGCTCAACTTGTCCTTAATTTCTCATAAATCTGTTAGAccgatttagcaacagaatggGAACGCTAGTTGACAACGGCAcatgcaaatcaaacaactggcttgaccaacggcagagcagcaaattgggcaccggaagttgAATTTAGTCCTTTCCGTGCACTTTCCcatcgtcaactgacgttcccgttctgttgctaaatcagcctattgtgTTTACATGAGTAGGCAGGTTAGCCTGCTTGTGGAGATCCCAGTTGGTAAAGCCCAGGTTTCTGTATGTTGGCCGGCCTGCCCTCTCatataaacacaacaaaaattttaagaataaacaagGCATGAGTCATTACTTTAAGCCTTACCAGTAAAACAGGCACGTCCAGCTAACTGAGCTGGCTAACAAcatataaacaggcccttagacaTAGTGCCAGTGACATTCAAATAGTACAGTTTTTACCTCCCTCAAGTGTATAAATTGATGCTTTTTCTTGCCCCAAAGGTTTTCCACTTATAGGCGGTCAAAAATATATGCAAAGTCAAAAATTGCTCTCTTTTACATTTAGGGTATAGCTTTGACAGACATGAAGAGTATTCCTCCTGTCATTTGGCACTTCCCTGCATCAGAACTCCCTGATGATCCAGCACTGAGGTGAGTGGGTAGAGACTGCACTCATGATAGAACATAGAGTATTTTCTCAAGACTGATAAACTTAAGTTACCATAAGTCTTAATTAGTGGCTTTAGCTTCCTTGAGTCTCCTGTAGCTTAGTAATGGTAGAGCATCTGTacttaaaaaaaggttttaaaggcttgtttatacTTAGCTtgtccagctagtttacaggcactctgCTCCAATAccttgaaacaaataattcaaatacaacataaatgGATTGAAAACCCCATTAAAAACCCCAAcaggcaggaggcaaccagttggcaatttacaagtgtggccaaggatttgaacttgggacaaccaagaacaaatccagtaAGTGgcctggggcctgtttctcaaacgtcccgataattaacgggcccggtaagctgtctctgtttacattaaagatcgaggtttcaatagttttgcatctaacatgataaaactgtcagttaatgaaacaaaatggagtagtttgctagccaggacccgcgctcttattctttatattttgatttgaatatttgatttcgggcccgtaaagttaccaggactttcgagaaacgggccccagagcAGGACTCAAACCCAGGACTGCCAGATTGTGAGTCCAGTGTGCTGACCACTCAGCCACACTGCCTCCATTAAATCTTGTAACCAGAAGCTCATAGGTTTGACTCCTATGAGTGTGAAGgaccctcccccctctccccccttTCAGTTTCATCAGTTACACAACTATAAATaggtaaagtttgaaaaacaTCTTACTTTAGGTTCTGTTTCATAGGAATGACCTTTaatcattaatattttttttgttttcttctaaaCAGATTTATGAAACTGTTTAAAGTGCAACCCAAATGGACACTTGAAGAAATAGAGCCATATGTAAGGTTAGAGTCAAACCTCAAggaatatttttaatttgaattatttgtaattcattgtttttattaaaatttataatGATGCATTTTGTAGTTGAACTTCTTATTCCCTTTTAGTCTTGAGAAATGCTTTCTGTGAATAGAGTCAAACTTGATCCAAGTgtgaccacctcttgtaagtgaCCCTAGATCTTCCATAAGCCACCATCAACCCAAAACGCCAAAACTACCCTAGTCAAATTACtgcaaatattatttattattattgaaacccctCTCATAAATGACCACCTATCTGAAGCGACCACAATCACTTTTTTGTATGACAGTTGTGGaacttttcattgatttttatcTTCCAGTAAGCAACTGCCTGAGGCATGTATGATCTCTACATTCGCTGTATATTATACTACACTACTTAGTACACAAACAACCTGTAGTTTCAACATGGAACTACATATGTGGTCAAtcagaaattgcatgcaatgaaTTCTTTGCCAAAATATAGATGTGTTAGGACTTTTTTGGACGCGATCCCCTGTGGTTTGATTCCCATAAGCAACCactaaatctttgcattttgggtggccATTCACCGGAGctttgactgtcttatttttttttctcacttgaTATTTTCAGTTCGCAGTACACTGTTCCTATgacaacattattttccatCATTTCTATTCAGAAATCTAGTGGCACCTGGGCAGTCACTGAATGCTCTTCTTATGAAGTTTGCTCGATCATCAAAAGATGCAACAGGAGTAAAGGTCTATAACTCCAAGAAACCAACATAACAAGCTTTCTGCTCAAGTCAAACTCACAAGACTAAACAGCAGAAAAGAGATCGGTCTTTCCCAAGCCTGAATGGATACCTAGCCTCCAATCCATAATCAACACAAGGACATCAATTAGTAGTTTGTTGGTGTGTTCACCAAATGACAAAAACTACATTCCTTTGAATGTCACCACACTATGAACAAATCAGCTAACCAACAACAGTTTCTGCACCATGTGAAAAATTTTACTGATATTGGTTAGACACACTGCTGGATTAAACTCATATTCATTCTAAATGTCTCCCTCAAACCAAGAATGCTGCTCCATGTTACAACATATGTCTAACATACAATATTTTTTCAAGACAGAGGAGTTGTATAGCTCAAGCTGCTGATGAAATTATCAATGGTAGATCAGGATTCTGCCCTtggtaaataaatatatatgacTAAGACTTCGCTTCCAAAGTGGAAGATTATTAAAATCCATTTGGATACAGATTCAAATTTATGTAATATGGAAGAAAGTTGTATTAGCAGCGAGCAGAACAgatgttattttttatgtgttttcACAAGCAAGTGCGAATTGTGAGGGAGGCATGAAGCTTAAGTCTTATGTGAAGGGATgggcaaggaaaaaaaattctttctttaaaattaaaaatagcctatgaaataataaaagacAGACAAATTAAATCCACGGTGTGGTGCcagtattttattttgaagtaaCAATTTCTCTTAAAGGACAGGAACACACAAGCCTCAAGTTACATGGGCAGCTTTTCGTTTGTACAAGTAACTGATAATAATATTGTCTCATTATTACTTTGTGGATGGCAAAATACCACTTGATGTCCTTCCTGGATGAAACGTTCAATGGACATTCATGTTGCATTTCTTGAAACCCAGCTTTGACACGAGTTTCAGACTTTCACACCTGTTTCTTGGTAAATATGAGACTAATTTGTGCAACAAGAAGAGCAAACCCCGAAAATAATTTTCCTGAATTTGGTTTACCATTTTCCCAAACTGTGAACTAACTGGTTTGTCCAAGTTAAAGGTAGACACCAGgactaaaaaaaacttgaattccagcttgtcctttgggcatgcagctctcacattttgttTGAACCTTGCCCACTGGGCAAGTGAGAGTTAAAAGTTACttcagcaagaaaatctactaaTCTTAGTACTAAtcttactactactactactggaAGGGACTCTTTTCAAGCCCTGGACACTCTTGAGGTCTAGATTTTGTGTCATCATTTCCATCTTGGAGTCTAATGTTCTGCAGCAGTCTCAGAGTTTAACATTTGCCACCCCTAACTTTTCACTTAGCTCACAAAACAATAGTTTAATTTACTGGTCTGAAACAccttaattttttcaaaatttaatctTTTTATACCATgaccagtgattttgttacaaatagttatggtgagtcctgggacttttcttgtgaaaaatcatgagtcccggTCCGGAACCAATGAGTCCTACAgtgtagttaaaaaaaaaaatgcgtcCAAATTTGAAAATGGTTCTGCCCTTATGTAACCaaacagttaatctgaagacagactctaaaactctgtattacagtacactgaaattaaaatatagtcttTCTATTTTGAAACACAACAAAGGCCaaaagaaatatgcatcgttaaacagcagccataataactgccacagaaattacacgaacgggtttttttttacaaaatacacACGTTCAGATCAATTGGGTGATCTTTACGTCCTACAggatgcatgccatgaattattttgtctttggggatttttatgtgtCAGGGATGCtggatgcagaggtaacaaaatcactgcatgACAACGAGTTGCACTTGAAATCCTGTCAACCCAACCCCCTTAAGTGCACCTAAATTAAGTCAGTCTAAATAAAACATTCTATAAACTACAAGTGCCATTCGTACATTTGGTCATAATTATAAATAGGAACTTTGGTGACAGttctattaaaataataatataatttattaccaTATAACTGTACGATTctacaaatttcaaatttaacaatggtttttgttgttacaaaaaacaaatacaccTATTGTACTCTTATCACTCTTCAAAATAAACATCCTTTAGACAAGAGCAAGATCCTTAAACAAGGCAAGACCTGTGACTGTCTAATAAGAAATCCACCAAGGGGGGTCTAGAAACACTGTTTTCAGCTTTAAGTTCTTTCTTAATGAAAATAGACCTTGTTATACTGAGGATTATTTTCACTAACTAAacatatttgtttaaaaaacaaacgaacaaattTGGATTAAAATCTCGTCTTGCCTCTTGCTAGCTACACCTCTGAAATcaacatgatttttttaaagaaaatgtcaaCACCATGAATGCCTAGCCTATCATTGAGTTTACCTGTCAACAATAATTAATGTCTAGGTTGATTTTGTTCATTGGTTGTCAGTGTAATCTACACCAACATTTTAAGAGATTTTATCAATAATTTAGTTGTTAGGTTTTTTACTGTAGATTTCACATGCAAACCATGCAGGGAATCTGAATTTTTCAAAGATACATTTGAAGGTTTTGGAGACAACAGTACACCGTCTGGCTGTACtcacaaataaaacttttactgGGCCTGTATTCGAAAAGCCAAGATTTAAGTGAGCAAAACAATCTAGGTACGATTACCCACCAGGCATCTCCAGCAAGCTTGCCTGCTTGTATGTTCCAATATTTTGATGACAATCTTTACATATAAATCATTTGCTAGGCAcccaccctggatttcacaggttcagaacATTGGGCTCCCtagaatttttcttagagcacagccttcaTATTCCTTTATCACCAACTGACCTTACGAGCTTCTTCCACATTATAGATAATagataaattaattaataatataattattgaTTAAATTCTGTTATCATCAGGATCTTCTGATTGAAAAGCAGTTGATGTGAAGGTGGTCACACAGTTCACGAACCTATGAAAGAAGACATAAGCCTCAAAATACAATACCTCTCTCACTTTACCCCTATAGGACCTAATATTAACAGTGATTAATGTATTCTTCATGCTGTTTACTTTGGTTACTTTGTTTCAGGTAGAGAGCCCCCTTGCACCTTCAAgatctggatctgccactggcTGTTTGCACATTTGAGGGCACTATTGGCAACTTTAACAATTAATGCAAATATTGCCcccataaaaaagtaaaaatataacaaaaatattaataaacaaaacattCTTTTGTTGGTGATTATTTGGCTACGGGAAAGTTGCATAAGCACTCACATCATAACATACACTGTAACTGCCAACTTGTGGCATTCAAATGAAGAATTATCCGAGCAGAATGTCAGATGTTACGTGTACAAAAAAtgtagttttcaaaaatccaacaTGCGGCAGGCCATGAGAAGTAGAAATTTTCTGTAGTGatcaataggccctttgcagttTGCAGTCATGTGACCTTCCTTATGCAAAAATTGTGGGATacaataaatataacaaaacaagaaattacAAAGAGTATGAATCAGAAAATGCAAATCAATGAGGGGCTAGTGGAAACACCAATAGTGCAGTCATAACTTACCacaaatatgccataatcaagATGCAAAATGGCTACTCCAGCAGTGTAGACAACAAGAAGGGCCACTTCAATTTCAACTGATTTGATGAATGGTACAATCAGTAAAAAGCCACAGACAGGATACAACATAACATTGAATGGCTGACATCTCTGACTGCTCATTGTACTGACAATCAGTCGGCACTGGGAAGGTTAAAAAAACAATGCATGGAATCAACACCCCTGTTCATTTCCCTGATATTATTTCTGCTGAAAGCGAGATCCAGACTACAGATTGCGAGTCTGGATGCGTGCTGTATGATAAATAGATCTTATTCACCACGCCTGCCATCTCTGCTTACActtaaggactgatgggataaaagcgatATCACGAGGTTTCTCAGgaggcaaacaagtgataaaaatCTGCCAAACTgtggtcgagtttgtttattctagacaatGTAAAATGACGAACTCTTTATCTTGAAGATGATTATGGCAAaatatgggtggaagtgatcatttTTATGTTCTAGATACAGCAGCAACCATAGATGTCCTCACAGAAAGCAATAACTAAGTAAAACTTGTTGAAACCTGAACCGTACATTTCGTGTGACTAAAATTATCATTGTGTCTTCAATTGCGAGGACAAACAAACCCAACTGTGATTACTCGTATTGGCAGCTTGTTTTGGTACACGTACATCACTGTACATTAACTGAAAAATGACTGTGACCTGTGAAAAATCTACTGCTGGCTGAAAATCATAGCAAATAGTTGAGACGATATATAATCAAGAAGTCTATTTTATCAAGGCTCATGTGATCATCATGCACTGAGGCTTAACTGTACAACAATGTATCAAAATTAAATTGCTTAATATCTAGTTGCATCTTGATCTACTGGTGTAGTGCTCATTGTTCTTGTTTGACAAGCTTCTTAGTTACTCACTGTCATGTTGGAGAAGACAATTCCCGTAGCTGTGAAAAAAAGGCGTGGTTGAAGGTCTAGGATGCCAGCAGGAGACAGGAAAGCCCAGgcagaaaacagaaaaatcaTTACAAGAAATGAGAGCATGGGAAGGAAGCCTTCCATGAATGATAAGCCACGGTCTGTCATAGACATGCGAGCCctgagtggaaaaaaaaaaatgtttcaactTTAAAATGTGAAGTGTTAATAAATGTAATCGATCCTCACTTTTCTAATAATTGCAAGCAAAAAGAGGAGCCCGCAGTCCTATTAGCTCCAAGTTATTATTATGCATGTATCGTATGTAGGTAGCCTAAATTTCATCCAAGTACTTCAAGTCGTTTCCTCCTCTCAGCAACACGTTACCGAGGGAGTAATAGCGACTCGAACTAATTGGACGAAATTCAggctatgtatgtatgtacgttGTAGCCACAGCATTCATTTAGCATTCatttaagaaagaatggaattcacagaatgcaatttgataACTCCCATATGGACCTTCCATCACTCATAATTTGATCATGCGTGTTTTGAACAACTGTACAACACTGAccaatgaataaaattaaaataataataaaccttAGTTTTCAGCgctttttcaaacttttaaccTGGACTACGTGTAGCTACGTAGCAGGCAAAAAATCCATCCAAAACACTGGAAAGAGCATCTTATTTTTAGTTAAGTAACCAACTTTTGTGGAATatgttgaaaactaacaaagatGTAGCTCCACCAAGTCACAAAATTTTATACATTAGTATGGTGGAGGGCACAAAGTTACATCCCACCATACAAACACGTCACTAAAATTTTCCGACTTTGTGGAGCTTCGTACAGGGTGTAACTTGGAAAGTTTCAGTTTAAATATCACTCAAAAACCCAGCAGGGTCAATGAATTTTATAGGGAACTGGTCCCTTTTAcaagttgaaaaaataaaataactggAGAAGACACGTACTATTTTATATGTAATTAAACTTACTTGTACAAGTTGTAAATTGCCATAGAAAGTGTTAGGAAAGAGGAACCTACAAAGAAAATGGAATAAACTATGAATCCAAGTATCTCAATTAAGAAGAGGATGCATAGGAGAGATGCCACTAAGTATATTTGAAACCAAGAGGGCTGCCCATTATACTAAAATAATGTTAATCACTCAATCTCAACAATCTTACAGATAGGGGATCAAACAGTGTAACCAGTTGAGATGTTCTTGCTTTACAATCTGAATACCATGTCAGAACAGAAGGGGTGAATCAGTGGCGTAAAGCCCAATAATATTGATCTCTGACCAAAAGCAACTGCTAGATTCTCCTTTCAAACTGCCTTTCATTTACTTTTGAGACAAATAGAGAATTGTCATAAGATCAAGTCACTTCAACGGCCATTTTCCATGCACCTCTTCATTAATTGaagaatataaatttattaatattatttacaatGATTTTATTGACATACCATATACTGTCCACCGAAAAACATGACACAATGGAAAGCCCTCCACTATCTCGACTTTCCACATGTTTACTCCAAAGATAAATGTTGACAGGTATACAAAGGCAATGgcctaaaagagaaaaatttaaaatctacaataaacaaagaatatgttaaataatattattattaaaaactgaatccacggataatgcaattctagagctctgattggcttagccatcatgatatatgagccattataccatgctctccaaatgtGGTAATTGTAAACGAGCTTCCTGTCACTGACTGTGTGAAGATACTAGGTGTTACGATATCCAGTGACTTGAAATGGAACAATCACATTGTAGATTGCATTAGGAATGCAAATAAGCACCTGTATTTCACTGTTCTCTTGGAAGGGCTCGTTTTCCCCTTAATGACATTGTGAATTTCTATTGTACAACAGTCAGACCTGTACTAGAATACTGCGCTCTGGTTTTCCATCACGCACTCCCGGTTTATCTTAATTAGGATATAGAAAGAATTCAGAAAAGAGCGCTTTCCATAATTTCACCTGTCATGTCATATCAGGAATGCCTTGACAGCCTAGGCCTGCCAGCGCTATAAGATAGACACAACAGACTATGTAGACAATTGTTTGATTCCATTGCTATCAATCCGGACATAAGTTATACCACCTGCTGCCACCAAGAAAACAATCCAGCTATAATTTAAGGCGTCAAAAGTTATATAATTTGCCACATTCCCATAAGGAATGTTTCAGCCGCTCTTTTGTTTATGCTATGTCCCAGGGTTGCGCATAGAGCTCTTAAAGTTTCAAAGAAGTTGACTTTATTGTAAGAtttttatacatattttttagCTTTACTACACAAGGTATTTATATTCATatgattgtaattagttttatattttaactaATGTCATTTGTAAAATACGCAATTCAGTTTTACGACTGCAAAGTATTTATACaataaacgatttatctatctctatctatctatctatctatctatctacatGTCTGCTCAAAatcaaaaacaagctgaaaataggttgtttttacaaataaagtcgggaagaattttcaatattttgtgggcgtaaatttaataaaacagggACTTCTTACATACATCTgttatgttacaggtcaaatttgatttcgggttaaattgttttaaactacagttgattctcaatttc
Protein-coding sequences here:
- the LOC140951421 gene encoding sister chromatid cohesion protein DCC1-like; translated protein: MADRTRTMDEVNKLADAAGLVNRKGLVQVLQFSMNPSNDEYKLLELPPNILESLNTGDNVTIRGDHQDEAVLCTEKATFDLKMADTSNSLLLVPECILFKDKEFQSEVSPLVFREVSSCHTTYFEVKHSRPRLGKLKYLLSENLYKGPENETNLEDIAEENITNRNTLYTLSDLLSKVQASKAELLDALMKMEALEIDGHWRLLDADYKEHVVVRILSLLEEKDWSYEAIPAKECCDILEELEPRIILEHCLNCYGEITDMDSDTGEGTVHYRLLEDKICRFYAEYLLRQAGRFNYHEFMESWQQSVPEGMSTKSEHLSGIALTDMKSIPPVIWHFPASELPDDPALRFMKLFKVQPKWTLEEIEPYVRNLVAPGQSLNALLMKFARSSKDATGVKVYNSKKPT